One Thiocapsa bogorovii DNA segment encodes these proteins:
- the nfsA gene encoding oxygen-insensitive NADPH nitroreductase yields MTKQPTSAVIDLQRAHRSVRDYTDEPVDDALLVRLIASAQGAASSSFIQAYSLVRVHRAEARARIAKAAGGQRWVEQAPVFLICCADLRRIDHACRAQGRGELAGWAEHSLAAIVDCALFAQNLMLAAESVGLGGVFIGGIRNEPDVVVSALALPERVLPLFGLCLGWPSEQAEGQAVKPRMPVELILHQDRYRDPDPAQIGAYDATMAAYYRSRVGNARLDDWSAATANAVQGKKRKHMLDFLRGRGFFRC; encoded by the coding sequence ATGACCAAACAACCCACCTCAGCCGTCATCGACCTGCAACGCGCCCATCGCTCCGTGCGCGACTACACCGACGAGCCGGTGGACGATGCCCTGCTGGTGCGGCTGATCGCATCCGCCCAGGGCGCCGCCTCGTCGAGCTTCATCCAGGCCTATTCGCTGGTGCGCGTCCACCGGGCCGAGGCGCGGGCGCGTATCGCCAAGGCCGCCGGTGGTCAGCGTTGGGTGGAGCAGGCACCAGTGTTCCTGATCTGCTGCGCGGATCTGCGCCGCATCGATCACGCCTGCCGGGCACAGGGTCGCGGCGAGCTGGCGGGCTGGGCCGAGCATTCGCTCGCCGCCATTGTCGACTGCGCGCTGTTCGCGCAGAACCTGATGCTGGCGGCGGAGTCCGTCGGGCTCGGCGGCGTCTTCATCGGGGGCATCCGCAACGAGCCGGACGTAGTCGTGTCGGCGCTGGCGCTGCCTGAGAGGGTGCTGCCGCTGTTCGGGCTATGCTTGGGCTGGCCGAGCGAGCAGGCCGAGGGGCAGGCGGTCAAGCCGCGCATGCCGGTGGAGCTGATCCTGCACCAGGACCGCTATCGGGACCCGGACCCGGCCCAGATCGGCGCCTACGACGCCACGATGGCTGCTTACTATCGCAGCCGCGTCGGCAACGCCCGGCTGGACGACTGGTCCGCCGCCACCGCCAATGCCGTGCAGGGCAAGAAGCGCAAGCACATGCTCGATTTTCTGCGCGGACGGGGGTTCTTCCGCTGCTGA
- a CDS encoding ATP-binding response regulator yields the protein MDDLERIDTYRRVIADPETLWVLFEQGTCVLLRQPAADPAAEAKALLRACGPVLAGSVAAEFSVLELDGGRGWVVGSHHPDIVTLVFPQEIDADARAVAVGLFGRAKREQDARGLRVRHVEDRRSKAEAGSTDALTPAEHGPIDALQDDATWRMLSALAREQRVRLDSLFGLLDLLEDPEFDDAEERRKLLRTGSAAIREALGAFDALYDGTRLRLERVEPWLEPVSPARLVEEVVAWLEPAAERRGGVLRSRKSPAAEQWFALDRWRLCMVLREICLSASGFWSGTASGAEVVLAPAVEELPAGPPRPVFEVVATGGADLQALAEQLARPPTPEGLVAAAFTGGTIGLYLCRRLLDCLGGSLDLEAIDDGCRFAIRVPADAVPAPTDRPDGRSVSEQRLSGHVLVVEDNPVNQKVLTGMLQRYGASCECVAGGAEAIARCADGGIDAVLMDDTLPDMDGCTVTGRIRTQRLGDARHLPIVGFVGVGSAEGRAPCAGQDAVLLKPAGRTALFDALQPWLGVAPDGGAPPPDTD from the coding sequence ATGGATGATCTCGAGCGGATCGACACCTATAGGCGCGTCATCGCGGATCCCGAAACCCTATGGGTGTTGTTCGAGCAGGGGACGTGCGTCCTGCTGAGACAGCCGGCGGCCGACCCGGCGGCCGAAGCGAAGGCGTTGCTCCGCGCGTGCGGACCGGTGCTCGCCGGATCCGTCGCGGCCGAGTTCAGCGTGTTGGAGCTTGATGGCGGTCGTGGGTGGGTGGTCGGCAGCCACCATCCGGATATCGTGACTTTGGTGTTTCCGCAGGAGATCGACGCGGACGCCCGAGCGGTGGCGGTGGGGTTGTTCGGGCGCGCCAAGCGGGAGCAGGACGCCAGAGGGTTGCGCGTGCGGCATGTCGAGGACCGGCGAAGCAAAGCGGAGGCCGGCTCGACAGATGCCCTGACCCCGGCGGAGCACGGGCCCATCGACGCGCTGCAGGACGATGCCACCTGGCGAATGCTGAGCGCGCTGGCGAGGGAGCAACGTGTTCGACTCGACAGCCTCTTTGGTCTCCTGGATCTGCTGGAGGACCCGGAGTTCGACGACGCCGAGGAGCGGCGCAAGCTCCTGAGAACGGGCAGCGCGGCCATCCGAGAAGCGCTGGGGGCCTTCGATGCCCTGTACGACGGCACACGACTGCGGCTCGAGCGTGTCGAGCCCTGGCTCGAGCCGGTCTCCCCCGCGCGGCTGGTCGAGGAGGTGGTCGCGTGGCTGGAACCCGCGGCGGAGCGCCGTGGCGGCGTGTTGCGGTCGCGCAAGTCGCCTGCAGCGGAGCAGTGGTTTGCGCTGGACCGGTGGCGCTTGTGCATGGTGTTGAGGGAGATCTGCCTGAGCGCATCGGGGTTCTGGTCCGGAACCGCGTCCGGCGCCGAAGTGGTGCTCGCGCCAGCGGTCGAGGAGCTGCCCGCGGGACCGCCCCGGCCGGTGTTCGAGGTCGTGGCGACGGGCGGGGCGGACCTGCAGGCTCTCGCGGAGCAGCTCGCACGGCCGCCGACACCGGAGGGGCTGGTGGCGGCCGCCTTCACCGGCGGCACGATTGGCCTCTACCTGTGCCGGCGGCTCCTCGACTGTCTCGGCGGCAGCCTCGACCTTGAGGCCATCGACGACGGTTGCCGCTTCGCGATCCGGGTGCCTGCCGATGCCGTGCCGGCGCCGACGGATCGGCCGGACGGACGGTCCGTCTCAGAGCAGCGGTTGTCGGGCCATGTGCTGGTGGTCGAGGACAACCCGGTCAACCAAAAGGTCCTCACCGGGATGCTGCAGCGCTATGGGGCGTCGTGCGAGTGTGTCGCCGGCGGTGCCGAGGCCATCGCTCGGTGCGCCGATGGGGGCATCGATGCCGTGTTGATGGACGACACGCTCCCGGACATGGATGGCTGTACGGTCACCGGGCGCATCCGTACGCAACGGCTCGGCGACGCCCGCCATCTGCCGATCGTCGGATTCGTCGGTGTAGGATCCGCCGAGGGACGCGCGCCCTGCGCGGGGCAAGATGCGGTACTTCTGAAGCCGGCGGGTCGCACGGCGTTGTTCGATGCGCTGCAACCGTGGCTCGGTGTTGCTCCCGACGGCGGAGCGCCTCCGCCCGACACGGATTGA
- a CDS encoding SAM-dependent methyltransferase: MWDNRYAEDDYAYGTAPNDFLVEQADRLPEGPVLCLAEGEGRNAVWLAARGHAVTAMDASAVGLEKAQRLAAERGVRIETRCSDLAHFEIAPEAWSGIVSIFAHVPPDLRRMVHRRVVEGLRPGGILILEAYTPQQLRFGTGGPPVAELTMDLASLEDELDGLVFEVAREREREVFEGRYHQGRGHVVQMVGRKPAGA, from the coding sequence ATGTGGGACAACCGCTACGCCGAGGACGACTATGCCTACGGCACCGCGCCGAACGACTTTCTGGTCGAGCAGGCGGATCGGCTGCCGGAAGGGCCGGTCCTGTGCTTGGCCGAAGGCGAGGGACGCAACGCGGTCTGGTTGGCCGCGCGCGGCCACGCGGTGACCGCGATGGACGCCTCCGCCGTCGGGCTGGAGAAGGCCCAGCGTCTGGCCGCCGAGCGCGGGGTGCGGATCGAGACGCGCTGCAGCGATCTCGCACACTTCGAGATCGCGCCAGAGGCTTGGTCGGGCATCGTCTCGATCTTCGCGCATGTGCCGCCGGACCTGCGCCGCATGGTGCACCGGCGCGTCGTGGAAGGGCTGCGACCGGGCGGCATCCTGATCCTGGAGGCCTACACCCCGCAGCAGCTTCGCTTCGGCACCGGCGGTCCGCCCGTGGCCGAACTCACCATGGATCTCGCCTCGCTGGAAGACGAGCTTGACGGCCTGGTGTTCGAGGTCGCGCGGGAGCGCGAGCGCGAGGTGTTCGAAGGGCGCTACCATCAGGGACGTGGTCATGTCGTTCAGATGGTGGGGCGCAAGCCGGCTGGCGCCTGA
- a CDS encoding DUF1186 domain-containing protein, whose product MPLGASATRTDGAMLHMYAMYLLAQFRERAAYPMLVKLFSVPGEVCFDLTGNLVTEDLDRILAAVCGEDVDPIKGMIENRDVNEYVRSACLRVLVMLVARRELERASVVAYFRSLFNGKLEPEADFLWTSLVSAWCDLYPEELLPDIERAFDAGLVDTSFVGRESVARLMSEGIEQALRSGDRKGPIEDTVSEMSWWACFREDDRKAAHEAPRIAHGAGVRAVKVGRNEPCPCGSGKKFKKCCGR is encoded by the coding sequence ATGCCCCTCGGCGCTTCGGCCACGCGAACCGACGGCGCCATGCTGCACATGTACGCGATGTACCTGCTGGCGCAGTTTCGAGAGCGGGCCGCCTACCCGATGCTGGTGAAGCTATTCTCCGTGCCCGGCGAGGTGTGTTTCGACCTGACCGGTAATCTGGTGACCGAGGATCTGGATCGCATCCTGGCGGCGGTGTGCGGTGAGGATGTGGATCCGATCAAAGGGATGATCGAGAACCGCGACGTGAACGAATACGTGCGCAGCGCCTGTCTGCGGGTGTTGGTCATGCTCGTCGCCCGGCGGGAACTGGAGCGCGCGTCTGTCGTGGCCTATTTCCGCAGCTTGTTCAACGGCAAGCTGGAGCCCGAGGCGGACTTCCTTTGGACCTCTCTCGTCAGCGCCTGGTGCGATCTGTATCCCGAGGAGCTGCTGCCCGACATCGAGCGCGCCTTCGACGCGGGGTTGGTGGATACGAGCTTCGTCGGAAGGGAATCTGTCGCGCGGCTGATGTCGGAAGGCATAGAGCAGGCGCTGCGAAGCGGCGACAGAAAAGGCCCGATCGAGGATACCGTGTCCGAGATGAGCTGGTGGGCCTGCTTCAGGGAAGATGACCGCAAGGCGGCGCATGAGGCCCCGAGGATCGCGCACGGAGCCGGGGTCAGGGCGGTCAAGGTCGGGCGTAACGAACCCTGTCCCTGCGGCAGCGGAAAGAAGTTCAAGAAGTGCTGCGGGCGTTGA